From the Dethiosulfovibrio russensis genome, the window TTTCAATTGGAAAAAGCGATGATTGCCCTGGCTGCTGCTCTGGCGGTTGGACTGCCTGCACTTGCTACCGCGATTGCTCAGGCTAAAATAGGAAGTGCCGCTGCCAGCACTATAGCGGAAAAGCCGGAGACCGCGGGGACGATGATAATTTTGGAGGCGATTCCCGAAACGATGGTTATATTGGGATTCGTCGTGGCTATAATGCTCATCCTTCAATTTGCGTGATGACCGTCTCCGATAGATCCGATCTGGAGGATTTTCTCTCTTCTATCCGTAAAGAAGGGGAGGAACGCCTGGAGAAAAGGAGATCGGAGATAGAGGATCGCATCGCCGATATGATAGCTCTTCGCAGGCAAGAGGTCGAATCCCTGATGAAGGATATGAGGGAGGAGCAGCGAAGAAAGATCGATGGCATGAGGCGAGAATCCAGGCTGAAGCTAAGGGGAGAGATGCAGAGAGCCGTCGAGGATATCCAGAGAGAGCTTGCGGAAAAGGTAAGAATAGCTCTTGAGAAACGACTGGATTCATTGACGGTATCCGAGGGTGACTATCTAGCCTCGGTGGAAGCTTTGACCGATGAGGCTTTGTCCGTTTTGGGAGAGGACGCCTCTTTCTCGGTATCTCCCTCTTTGGTGGATTGCCTTTCCCGCGACGGTCGCGTTCCGTCACCTCTCGACGAGGACGATTGGGGTGGCTGTGTGGCAGTCGACACAGAAGGAGGGGCCGTAGTTGACAACACCTTCAGATCCAGGCTCGATAAGGTCTTCCAAAGGGCAATCGGAGAGTTGGCTGTCCGGTTTGATGAGGTCATGGAAAGACACCCTGACGTTCGGGGACGACTACGGCTATCTTAACGCGAGGCTTGGAGGAGAATGGGGGTATTTCTACCCTTATTCCTTTTTTTACGGTATGGCGGACAAAAATTTGGAAGAGCTGGAACAGATCTTCCTTTCGAGCCCTTATTCATCCCACTATCGTAAGGAGTTAGCCACCTCGGAGACGTCGGTTTTAGAGCGCATAAAGAGATCTATGGCGGCAGGATCGGCGGAGAAATTTCGTAAGATGAAAAACTGGTCTCCCGAAGAGGGGAAGATCTTGATGCCGATAATATCCATAAGGGCCGATATATACAACGGCAGAGCTCTGATAAGAAAGTATCACAGCGATAGAGCTCCTGTTACAGCGCCTAAATGGCATGATTACGGTTTTCTAGGCGGAGATTTTTTTGACGAGATATGGAGAGAGGGGAATCACGTAGCGGAGGCTATCGAGCTGTGTTACCGTCTAGGTTCTCCTGCGGCCTTAGCCTTGTCCGAGGCATTGGACGTGCTCCAATCGTCGGGAAACCTCGCTATGGCGGAGAGAAATTATCTAAAGGGATTGCTCTCCATATGTTACGGATCCCTCAAAAGAAAAAACGATAATTACGCTTTGGTCGAAGATTACCTTGGTCGGACGGTGGATCTTTGGAATCTCCTCATATGGTTCAGGAGAAACAGCGGAGATTCGGCTTTCCCTGTAGAGTATCTCGACGGTGGAGCTTTTTTCCCCGTGAATCGTCTCGAGGAAAGCAAGACTATAAAATCCCTGTTGCGGCACACCCCTTGGATGGAGGCTTCCATCTCGGAGGAAGACAGACATTCCGAGGTCGGGCGAATCTTACAGGATAAATTCTTCAGGTGGCAGATATCCCAGAGAAGAAAGAGTTTTATGGGTATCGGAGTTGCCATGGCCTATATGGCTCGCCAGATAGTGGAGTGGCGAAACATGGAACTGTTGGCCGTGGGCTTGGCCGCAGAGCTTTCGCCGGAGAGGATTCGTACCCTCCTGTGGAAAATTTAGAGGAGGCCTGCCGATGGAGGATCCGCAGCGAACTGTAGTGTTGGGACGCAGGCTCTTCATTGACCTATGGAGTCTTTTAGGGTTGGAGCCGGTATCATGCGAGACCCCGGAGATGCTAAGAGACTGTCTGCCAAGGATGTTGGACAGAGACGACGTAGTCTGTATCGTCGTCGAGGAAAGCTGGTTCGACAGAGTTCCCGTTGCCCTTAAGACGAGACTTGAGCGGATGGAAAAACCCCTTTGGGTCACCTTACCTACGTTGAATATAGAGGAGCACATGGAATGAGAAGAGAATCCACTATATGGGGTATAGCCGGACCGGTCATAAGGGCTGGCGTCGATTTTCCTGTATCGATGTACGAGGTCGTTCATGTCGGCCGTCAACGTCTATTGGGAGAGGTCGTTAGGATACAAAAGGGCACGGTTGACATTCAGGTCTATGAAAATGCCGACGGGATCGCTGTGGGCGATCCTCTTTTTTTCTCTGGCAATCTTCTTTCGGTAGAGCTGGCTCCTGGACTTCTGGGTTCGGTTTTCGACGGTATCGGCCGCCCTCTGAAGGTGCTGGGTAAAGAAGGCCCCTTTTTGGAGAGAGGAAGATCTATTCCGACGGTCGACAGGTCGAAACTCTGGCATTTTGTCCCCCTCCTCAAGGTCGGAGACAGAGTGAACCCGGGGGATGTCGTCGGGACGGTGAAGGAGTGCGATGCCGTCGAACATCGCATAATGGCTCCCCCCGATTTCCGATCCTCCGAGATACTTTCGATCTTAGCGGAAGGCGATTATACCGTAAATACAGTCATTGCGACCTGTGACGGAGGAGATATATCCATGTTCCAGAGATGGGACGTGAGAAGATCTCGACCTGTAGGGAAGCGTCTGAACCTGGATAGGCCACTGATAACCGGTCAAAGAGTTTTGGATACCCTGTTTCCCCTCGCTCTAGGCGGGGCCGCTGTCTTGCCCGGTGGATTCGGAACGGGAAAAACGGTTACCCAGCAGTCGATAGCGAAGTGGTGTAACGCCGACGTAATAATATACATAGGATGCGGCGAGAGAGGCAACGAGATGACGGAGGTCCTTGAGGAATTTCCGGAGCTAAAGGATCCCTATAGGGATGCTCCCCTTATGGATAGGATGATCTTGATCGCCAATACCTCCAATATGCCAGTTGCGGCCAGGGAGGCCAGCGTCTATCTCGGTATAACCATGGCCGAGTACTACAGGGATATGGGGTTGAACGTGGCTATAATGGCCGATTCCACCTCGCGTTGGGCCGAGGCCCTCAGGGAGATCGGAGGTCGACTGGAAGAGATGCCCGGAGAGGAAGGATATCCCGCCTATCTGGGAACCCGGCTGGCCGAATATTACGAGAGGTCCGGTCGATCGGTGCTTCTGGGATCTCCTGAGAGAGAGGGGTCCATAACGGTTATCAACGCTGTCTCTCCCGCAGGCGGAGACTTCTCCGAGCCGGTCACCCAGGCCAGTTTGAGGCTTTCGGGAGTGTTCTGGGCCTTGGATAAGGCCCTGGCCCAGCAGAGGCATTTCCCCTCTATTCAATGGAATCAAAGCTATAGTCTTTACGAGCAGGAGATGGAGCGGTTCTATCGGGAAGAGGTCTCCGATCTGTGGGACGATCTAAAAGCCTTTCTTAGAGGGCGTCTCGCCCTGGAAAGAGAGCTCAGAAATCTGGTCCAGTTGGTCGGCAGAGATGGGCTTTCCGATAAGGATAAATGGATTCTGTCGTTCGTGGACATATTGAAATCGGTCTACCTCCAACAAAATGCGTTTGACGATGTCGATGCCAGTTCATCCTTGAAAAAGCAGTTTTCCCTTTTATCCAATCTGAAAAGATTGGACGATGTGGTGGTTGGTGCCCTGTCCTCGGGAGCCAGGCTCGAGACTATATCCGATTTCCCCATGGTCAGGGACCTTCTCGACCTTAGAGGACAGAATGAGGCATCGATGGACCGAAACTTTTCGTCCTGGATCTCCAAGTTGGAGGAAAAGCTCAAGGCTTCCGTCGTGGAGGTAGAAGATGAAACTCTATAGAGAAGGTTACAGAGATATAGCGGGTATAGCGGGCCCCCTACTTTTCGTCAGAGGCGTAAAAAAAGGAGGGTACGGCGAGCTCGTGACCGTAGAAGACGGAAAACGGACCAGAAAAGGCCAGATACTTCAAGTAGAGGGAGATCTTTGCGTCATACAGCTTTTCGACGGAGCCATGGGCCTATCCACCGGAGATACGACGGTATGGATGGACAGGGACGTCGTCAAGGTCCCGGTCGGGATGAATCTCATAGGGAAGATTCTGAACGGCAGAGGTCTGGACGAACGAGGCGAGGAGATACTTTTCTGTGAGGATCGAATACCGGTTTCCGGACTTCCTATAAATCCAGCCAGAAGACGTAGCCCGAGATCGTTTATTCAAACCGGAATATCGACGATAGATGTGATGAACACCTTGGTCAAAGGGCAAAAATTGCCAATCTTCGCCGGATCGGGGCTTCCGGCAAACGAGGTAACCACTCAGATAGTCCGTCAGGCCAAGGTAAGGGAGAATAGTCAGTTTCTGGTGGTTTTCGCCGCCATGGGGATAACGAAAAGGGAGTCTCAGTATTTCATCGAAAGCTTCAAGAAGACCGGAGCGATAGAGAAAGGGGTCTTTTTTTTAAACCTGGCCAGCGATTCCGCGGCGGAAAGGCTTCTGACTCCTAGGATGGCCCTCACTGTGGCCGAGTATTTCGCCTTTCAAAAGGGCTACGATGTGTTGGTCGTAATGACCGATATGCTCCATTACTGTAACGCTTTGAGGGAGATAAGCGCCGCTCGCGAGGAGGTCCCGGGCAGGAGAGGGTATCCCGGATATATGTACTCCGATCTAGCCGATCTATATGAAAGAGCCGGTTCGATAGATGGTTCCGCCGGAAGTATAACCCAGATACCGATAATAACCATGCCGGACGACGACATGACCCATCCGGTTATCGATCTGTCGGGATATATAACAGAGGGGCAGATAGTTCTGGGAAGGGACCTTCACGACAAGGGCATCTTTCCTCCTATAGACGTTTTACCCAGTCTCAGCCGTCTTATGAATAAGGGAATAGGCAAGGATCAGACGGTGGATTATCACAGGGCCATGGCGGATCAACTTTACTCTGCCTACGCCAAGGCCAGGGAGCTCATCAAGCTGAGGCTCATAGTCGGAGACGACGGTCTGACCGAGATAGAACACAGATACATCGCCTTTGGAAAGTCCTTTGAGGCGAATTTTATCGACCAAAGAGGCGGAGATCGTAACCTGGAGGATTCCTTAGAGGAGGCTTGGAGAGCTCTTCGGACCCTCCCGGATCAGGAGCTTTTTAAACTACCCCAGGAGATGGTCTCTCGGAGGGAGCGTTAGGATGAGCCAGTCCTCCGCTACAAGAGACCGACTTCTAGAGGTGTCGATCAGGATAAAAGATATAGCTTTTGGAAAAGGGCTTCTGGAGAAAAAGAGAGATGCCTTTATCCGTGCTATGGAAGGGGAAAAGAAGCTCTTCTACGAACTTCAGGACAAGTATAGAAAACTGTGCAGCAGTATAGCTGCGATATACGGTCTGATCAGGGTCTATGAAGGTTCTCACACCATAGATCTTCTGAGACTTCAACATCCTCTGCTCAACCTGAGACTTTTCAGAGAGTCCCTTATGGGGTGTCGATATACCAGGTTCGAATCCGAGCCCTCGGAAATCGAGCATCGGTTTAGATTAGACATGGATCCGGCTTTATCGTCGTTGTACATAGAGGAACTTCTGTTTCTACTGGAGCAGGCCGAATCGATGTTGTGGCGTTATATAACGTTGAGAAGCAAGATACAGGCATTCGAGAGAGAGCTGAGAAAGACCAATCTGAAGATAAATACGTTGGAACACTCGCTTTTGCCGTCTCTCTCGGAAGAGAAAAAAAAGATTTTAGAGGTATTATCCGAGAGAGAGAGGCAGGAAAGATACACCATTAAAAAACTGACCGGAAAGAAGAAACGTAAATGAAGTTATCTGTTTTAGCAGTAGGTAAGCCCAAGGACAAGTCTATCCTCAAGGGGATTGATTCTTATATAAAGAGAACCACACCCTATTTGCCTATATCCTTGGATTATCTTCCGGATGGCAGAGGTCTTTCTCCAGAAAAATCTACGGAAAGGGAGAGTAGGGCCATTCTCAGGTATCTTACACCTCGAGATCACGTGGTCCTTTTGGACGAGAGGGGCTCGACCATGACCAGTCGAACCTTTTCGTCCTATTTGTTTTCCAGGTTGAAATCGGCTCAAGGAAGGTTGGTCTTCATAATAGGAGGTCCTTTCGGTTTCGATGAAGACGTTCGTAAAAGAAGCGATGAGATGTTATCATTGTCTCAGATGACCTTGACCCATGAAATGTGCTTGTTGTTTTTTTCTGAACAGATATATAGAGCTTTAATGATATCTAGGAACACGTCGTATCATCACGATTGATCTGTGGAGGGATTTATATGAAAATGAACAACATCATGAAACAAGCTCAAAAGATGCAGGCCCAGATGGAGAGGGTCCAGGCTTCGTTGGCAGACGACCGCGTCGAGGGAAATTCCGGCGGAGGAATGGTCACCGCTACCGCTAACGGTCACGGTGAGATTCTTTCTCTTAAGATAACTCCTGAGGTGGTAGATCCCGAGGATATCGAGATGCTGGAGGATCTGGTGCTAGCAGCGGTGAACGATGCGGCCAGAAAGGGACAGGAATTAGCGAAGAAAAAGATGGGACAGATAACCGGTGGTCTGGGAGGTGCCCTAGGAGGGCTAGGACTCTAATGGCTCTTCCCGGACCTTTTGAACGGTTGATAGGTCTTTTAAAGAGGCTTCCCGGAGTCGGAGAGAAGAGCGCCAGAAGGATGGCGTTCTTCGTTTTTCAGGCCCCGGAGGGATACTCTATAGAGTTGGCCGACGCTCTCCTGTCTTTGAAAAAAAGTCTATCGGTATGCGAAATATGTGGTAATTTAACGGATAGACAGCCCTGTAATATATGCTCCGATCCCTTAAGAGATCGTTCTATTTTATGTGTCGTGGAAGGTATAGAAGATCTCCTCAGTATCGAACAGGCCGGGGTATACGATGGACTTTACTATGTCCTTGGAGGCACGGTGTCGCCTCTGGATGGAGAGGATCTTCCGGAAGGGAGTCTCGATAGATTGATAAACATGATAGAGAGGGAGAAGATTTCCGAGGTTATAATAGCCACAAATCCTCGGGTGGAAGGGGACATGACCTACCACTCCGTTCTTTCCGCCCTTAAGGGGATGCCGGATCTCAAAAAAAGCAGGCTTTCTTATGGGCTTCCGGTCGGAGGAAGCATAGAATTCGCCGATAGGGTGACTCTCCATGCCGCTATGGATACCAGAATTTTTGTGTCTGGAGAAGATTGATTTTAATGAATAATTAGGCATGATATTCAGGAAGGGGTGATTTTATGACGGAAGGACTCATAAAGATAATGAAATTCATCTGCAGGGTTCTGTTGGCTCTGCTGGGAGGAATGGCAGGTTATCAACTGGCCTTCGCGATAGTTCCACATCTATCCGAGTGGATTGGGACCGATCGTTTTTTGAGTAAATTTGCTCTCAGTGGTATCTGCGTCTTTATATGTGGTTCAATCGGCTTTTTAATAGCTCCGTTTTTTCTTCGCATACTCGGTCTTATAGGAACTCTCTTTGAAAAACATTTGCAAAGCACGAAGTGGCAGGATATATCGGCTGCTACGACAGGGCTGTTCGTCGGACTTCTGTTGGCGAACCTGGTGGCCATGCCTTTTTCCGATCTTCCTGTAGGACCTTATGTCGCGGTATTTCTCAACATAGTGATAGGTTACGTTTTGGCCAGGTTGTTCGTCAAAAGACAGAACGACATCAGGGGGGTACTGGCTCCCTTCGTGGGGCTTAAACAAAAAATAGCCTCTTTCAAAGGCAAGGGCAACGAGGTAGTTATAGAGGATATGGAAGGCAATGCCGCCATGTCCATGGCTATTCCGGGGAAGATTCTGGATACGAGCGTGATAATAGACGGTCGAATATTGGATATAGCTAAGACCGGTTTTCTAGAGGGAGCCATCATACTTCCCCGCTTTATACTGACCGAGCTTCAATCCGTAGCGGATTCCAAGGATCCCAATAAAAGATCCCGAGGTCGGAGAGGTCTCGACGTCGTCAAGGCCTTGCAAAAGATCTCGTTTTTGGAGATCGTCATAACCGAGGTCGGATTGAAGGATCTAGACGCCGATTCGGTGGACAGTGGTTTGATCGTCTTTGCCCAAAAGATAGGCGGAAAGATCCTCACTACAGATTACAACCTGAACAAGGTGGCTCAGATTAGGGATATCGTGGTTCTCAACGTAAACGATCTGGCCAACTCACTGAAACCCTCGCTTTTGCCGGGAGAATCGGTGGTCGTCGACGTCATAAGGGAAGGTAAAGAGCCGCAACAAGGGGTAGGCTATCTCGATAATGGGACCATGTTGGTCGTGGAGGACGGAGAGAACTACATCGGTCGCAGGGTAGAGGTCGTCGTGACGTCTATGCTTCAAACTTCCGCCGGTAGGATGGTTTTCGGAAGGATAAGAAGAGAGGTTCGCGAGTGAGCGAGTGGTCCTTTATGATAATGGCTGCCGGTAGCGGCAGTCGTCTTGGCGGAACGCCTAAACAGTTCAGATTTCTTGGAGGTCGCCCCATGTGGGAATGGTCCTTCGATTTGGCTCTTAGTCTGGGGATAGAGGAGATAGTTCTCGTCCTGCCGGAGGATTGGGACGAGAGATTGTATCCGGTGAGGACGAGAGAGGGATTGTCGATCGTAAGGGGTGGCTGTACCAGATCCCTTTCCGTGAGGAACGGAATCGCCTCGGTCCGGTCGAATAAGGTGTTGATCCACGATGGGGCCAGACCCTTTGCGAAGAGCTCCATGTGTGAAAAGATCATGTCCGCTGTGTCGAAAAACACAGGGGCTATCCCTTTGTTGCCGGTAAAGGACGCTTTAAAGAGGGTTTCCGTCGACGATGTCGTGAAGGCCATGGATCGTTCAGGTATCAGAATAACCCAAACCCCTCAGGGTTTTCCCAGGGAGGGCCTTTTGAAAGCATTGTCCCTCTCGTCGGAAGAGGTCAGAGATGAAGCCGAACCGTGGATTTCTAACGGTGGCGTCATCGTTCCTGTCGAGGGCGACGAGATGAATTTCAAGGTCACTACTGAGGGGGATTGGGAGATGGCCACCTATTTAGCCGGTAGGAATTCGGCCGGAGAGATAAGAACCGGCATAGGTTTCGACGTCCATCCGTTGGTGCCGGGGCGTTCTCTTGTCCTAGGCGGTGTGGAGGTTCCCTCTCCTATGGGGTTGGAGGGACATTCCGATGCCGACCTGATATGCCACGGTATTTCGGACGCAATCCTGGGAGCGGCGGGGTTGCCCGATATCGGCCGTGTTTTCCCCGCCTGCGATAATTCCTATAGAGATGCTGATAGCTATGAACTTCTACGAGAGGTAGTCTCCAAGGTGGAGGAGTGCGGATGGTCGATCGTCTGGCTTGACGTTGTTTTGCATGCCCAGATACCCAGAATCGGTGAAACTGTGATCGATATAATCAGGAATCTGGATTCCATATGGAACGATGGGATACGTAGAGTCAATCTCAAGGTTAAGTCTGGAGAGGGCGTCGGATCGGTAGGGTCGGGGCATTGTATGATGTGTTACGCGGTCGCTACGATAAAAAACACCTCCATGGGGTTGCATAAAGCGGCAAATCCACTATAATGCTCACAATTTACGACTAACCCAAGAAAATATGAGGAGGCTGTCATGAATATTTCTCAAAAATTCGCGCCCTATGACGGTTTTACCTTCGACGATGTGTTGATAGAGCCTCGATACAGCGAGGTTCTGCCGTCGGAGGTCAAAGTAGAGAGCTGGCTTACGCCGGAGATAAAACTGAACATACCCATATGCAGTGCAGCTATGGATACAGTTACGGAAGGTCGCTTGGCCATCGCTGTGGCTAGAGAGGGCGGAATTGGAATAGTTCACAGAAACACGACCCTGGAAAAACAGGCCAGGGAAGTGGACAAGGTAAAAAGATCCGAGTCAGGGGTCATCGTCGATCCCTTTTATCTTCATCCTGAGGATCGTCTGAGCCAGGCATTGGAGCTGATGTCCCACTACCATATATCGGGAGTTCCGATAGTAGACGACGGCAAAAAACTGGTGGGTATAATAACGAACAGAGATCTTCGTTTTATCCATGACTATGATCAACCGATATCCGAGGTAATGACCTGGGAAAATCTGATAACCGCTCCGGAGGGCACCACCTTGGACGACGCGCAGCATATATTGATGTGCCATAAGGTGGAGAAGCTACCGATAGTCGATTCCAACGGAGTTCTAAAGGGGCTTATAACCATAAAGGACATCCAGAAAGTCAAGGACTTCCCCAACGCCGCTAAAGATCCGTCCGGAAGACTCAGGGTAGGAGCCGCAGTCGGGGTAGGGGCGGACGTTTACGACAGAGTGGACGCATTGGTGAAGGCCGGTGTTGACGTGATCGTGGTAGATACGGCCCATGGCCATTCGATCAAGGTCCTGGATACGGTGGAGGCTATACGCAAAAGGCATCCAGAGTTGCCCCTTATCGGGGGAAATATCGCCACAGCTGAGGCCGCAAAGGCCCTTATCGACAGGGGAGTGCAGGCAGTCAAGGTCGGAGTGGGACCTGGGTCGATCTGTACTACAAGGATAATAGCCGGCATAGGAGTTCCACAATTGGCTGCTATAATGAATGTAGCGTCCGAAGCGACCCCTAGAGGGATCAAGGTTATAGCCGATGGAGGTATACGTTATTCCGGCGACGCAGTAAAGGCCTTGGCTGCCGGTGCTGATTCAGTAATGATAGGCTCTCTTTTGGCCGGAACCGAGGAAAGTCCGGGAGAGGTCATTATCTATCATGGCAGGTCCTATAAGAGCTATCGTGGGATGGGGTCTCTGGGAGCTATGAAGGGTGGATGCAGCAAGGACCGTTATTT encodes:
- a CDS encoding V-type ATP synthase subunit F, yielding MEDPQRTVVLGRRLFIDLWSLLGLEPVSCETPEMLRDCLPRMLDRDDVVCIVVEESWFDRVPVALKTRLERMEKPLWVTLPTLNIEEHME
- the recR gene encoding recombination mediator RecR, whose amino-acid sequence is MALPGPFERLIGLLKRLPGVGEKSARRMAFFVFQAPEGYSIELADALLSLKKSLSVCEICGNLTDRQPCNICSDPLRDRSILCVVEGIEDLLSIEQAGVYDGLYYVLGGTVSPLDGEDLPEGSLDRLINMIEREKISEVIIATNPRVEGDMTYHSVLSALKGMPDLKKSRLSYGLPVGGSIEFADRVTLHAAMDTRIFVSGED
- a CDS encoding V-type ATP synthase subunit A; this translates as MRRESTIWGIAGPVIRAGVDFPVSMYEVVHVGRQRLLGEVVRIQKGTVDIQVYENADGIAVGDPLFFSGNLLSVELAPGLLGSVFDGIGRPLKVLGKEGPFLERGRSIPTVDRSKLWHFVPLLKVGDRVNPGDVVGTVKECDAVEHRIMAPPDFRSSEILSILAEGDYTVNTVIATCDGGDISMFQRWDVRRSRPVGKRLNLDRPLITGQRVLDTLFPLALGGAAVLPGGFGTGKTVTQQSIAKWCNADVIIYIGCGERGNEMTEVLEEFPELKDPYRDAPLMDRMILIANTSNMPVAAREASVYLGITMAEYYRDMGLNVAIMADSTSRWAEALREIGGRLEEMPGEEGYPAYLGTRLAEYYERSGRSVLLGSPEREGSITVINAVSPAGGDFSEPVTQASLRLSGVFWALDKALAQQRHFPSIQWNQSYSLYEQEMERFYREEVSDLWDDLKAFLRGRLALERELRNLVQLVGRDGLSDKDKWILSFVDILKSVYLQQNAFDDVDASSSLKKQFSLLSNLKRLDDVVVGALSSGARLETISDFPMVRDLLDLRGQNEASMDRNFSSWISKLEEKLKASVVEVEDETL
- a CDS encoding 23S rRNA (pseudouridine(1915)-N(3))-methyltransferase RlmH, whose translation is MKLSVLAVGKPKDKSILKGIDSYIKRTTPYLPISLDYLPDGRGLSPEKSTERESRAILRYLTPRDHVVLLDERGSTMTSRTFSSYLFSRLKSAQGRLVFIIGGPFGFDEDVRKRSDEMLSLSQMTLTHEMCLLFFSEQIYRALMISRNTSYHHD
- a CDS encoding V-type ATP synthase subunit D; its protein translation is MSQSSATRDRLLEVSIRIKDIAFGKGLLEKKRDAFIRAMEGEKKLFYELQDKYRKLCSSIAAIYGLIRVYEGSHTIDLLRLQHPLLNLRLFRESLMGCRYTRFESEPSEIEHRFRLDMDPALSSLYIEELLFLLEQAESMLWRYITLRSKIQAFERELRKTNLKINTLEHSLLPSLSEEKKKILEVLSERERQERYTIKKLTGKKKRK
- a CDS encoding ATPase gives rise to the protein MEKAMIALAAALAVGLPALATAIAQAKIGSAAASTIAEKPETAGTMIILEAIPETMVILGFVVAIMLILQFA
- a CDS encoding V-type ATP synthase subunit B, producing MKLYREGYRDIAGIAGPLLFVRGVKKGGYGELVTVEDGKRTRKGQILQVEGDLCVIQLFDGAMGLSTGDTTVWMDRDVVKVPVGMNLIGKILNGRGLDERGEEILFCEDRIPVSGLPINPARRRSPRSFIQTGISTIDVMNTLVKGQKLPIFAGSGLPANEVTTQIVRQAKVRENSQFLVVFAAMGITKRESQYFIESFKKTGAIEKGVFFLNLASDSAAERLLTPRMALTVAEYFAFQKGYDVLVVMTDMLHYCNALREISAAREEVPGRRGYPGYMYSDLADLYERAGSIDGSAGSITQIPIITMPDDDMTHPVIDLSGYITEGQIVLGRDLHDKGIFPPIDVLPSLSRLMNKGIGKDQTVDYHRAMADQLYSAYAKARELIKLRLIVGDDGLTEIEHRYIAFGKSFEANFIDQRGGDRNLEDSLEEAWRALRTLPDQELFKLPQEMVSRRER
- a CDS encoding V-type ATPase subunit; amino-acid sequence: MRSWKDTLTFGDDYGYLNARLGGEWGYFYPYSFFYGMADKNLEELEQIFLSSPYSSHYRKELATSETSVLERIKRSMAAGSAEKFRKMKNWSPEEGKILMPIISIRADIYNGRALIRKYHSDRAPVTAPKWHDYGFLGGDFFDEIWREGNHVAEAIELCYRLGSPAALALSEALDVLQSSGNLAMAERNYLKGLLSICYGSLKRKNDNYALVEDYLGRTVDLWNLLIWFRRNSGDSAFPVEYLDGGAFFPVNRLEESKTIKSLLRHTPWMEASISEEDRHSEVGRILQDKFFRWQISQRRKSFMGIGVAMAYMARQIVEWRNMELLAVGLAAELSPERIRTLLWKI
- a CDS encoding YbaB/EbfC family nucleoid-associated protein gives rise to the protein MKMNNIMKQAQKMQAQMERVQASLADDRVEGNSGGGMVTATANGHGEILSLKITPEVVDPEDIEMLEDLVLAAVNDAARKGQELAKKKMGQITGGLGGALGGLGL
- the ispF gene encoding 2-C-methyl-D-erythritol 2,4-cyclodiphosphate synthase is translated as MSEWSFMIMAAGSGSRLGGTPKQFRFLGGRPMWEWSFDLALSLGIEEIVLVLPEDWDERLYPVRTREGLSIVRGGCTRSLSVRNGIASVRSNKVLIHDGARPFAKSSMCEKIMSAVSKNTGAIPLLPVKDALKRVSVDDVVKAMDRSGIRITQTPQGFPREGLLKALSLSSEEVRDEAEPWISNGGVIVPVEGDEMNFKVTTEGDWEMATYLAGRNSAGEIRTGIGFDVHPLVPGRSLVLGGVEVPSPMGLEGHSDADLICHGISDAILGAAGLPDIGRVFPACDNSYRDADSYELLREVVSKVEECGWSIVWLDVVLHAQIPRIGETVIDIIRNLDSIWNDGIRRVNLKVKSGEGVGSVGSGHCMMCYAVATIKNTSMGLHKAANPL
- a CDS encoding PIN/TRAM domain-containing protein, with the translated sequence MTEGLIKIMKFICRVLLALLGGMAGYQLAFAIVPHLSEWIGTDRFLSKFALSGICVFICGSIGFLIAPFFLRILGLIGTLFEKHLQSTKWQDISAATTGLFVGLLLANLVAMPFSDLPVGPYVAVFLNIVIGYVLARLFVKRQNDIRGVLAPFVGLKQKIASFKGKGNEVVIEDMEGNAAMSMAIPGKILDTSVIIDGRILDIAKTGFLEGAIILPRFILTELQSVADSKDPNKRSRGRRGLDVVKALQKISFLEIVITEVGLKDLDADSVDSGLIVFAQKIGGKILTTDYNLNKVAQIRDIVVLNVNDLANSLKPSLLPGESVVVDVIREGKEPQQGVGYLDNGTMLVVEDGENYIGRRVEVVVTSMLQTSAGRMVFGRIRREVRE
- a CDS encoding V-type ATP synthase subunit E produces the protein MTVSDRSDLEDFLSSIRKEGEERLEKRRSEIEDRIADMIALRRQEVESLMKDMREEQRRKIDGMRRESRLKLRGEMQRAVEDIQRELAEKVRIALEKRLDSLTVSEGDYLASVEALTDEALSVLGEDASFSVSPSLVDCLSRDGRVPSPLDEDDWGGCVAVDTEGGAVVDNTFRSRLDKVFQRAIGELAVRFDEVMERHPDVRGRLRLS
- the guaB gene encoding IMP dehydrogenase; protein product: MNISQKFAPYDGFTFDDVLIEPRYSEVLPSEVKVESWLTPEIKLNIPICSAAMDTVTEGRLAIAVAREGGIGIVHRNTTLEKQAREVDKVKRSESGVIVDPFYLHPEDRLSQALELMSHYHISGVPIVDDGKKLVGIITNRDLRFIHDYDQPISEVMTWENLITAPEGTTLDDAQHILMCHKVEKLPIVDSNGVLKGLITIKDIQKVKDFPNAAKDPSGRLRVGAAVGVGADVYDRVDALVKAGVDVIVVDTAHGHSIKVLDTVEAIRKRHPELPLIGGNIATAEAAKALIDRGVQAVKVGVGPGSICTTRIIAGIGVPQLAAIMNVASEATPRGIKVIADGGIRYSGDAVKALAAGADSVMIGSLLAGTEESPGEVIIYHGRSYKSYRGMGSLGAMKGGCSKDRYFQEGAKENKLVPEGIEGLAAYKGSAGDVIYQMTGGIRSGMGYAGASDIEDLHRHARFVKMTSASVKESHPHDVVVTKEAPNYWVD